From [Flavobacterium] thermophilum:
TCACGAAAACGGAGATGACCGCCTTGGCCGAACGGCTTGTCAGCTCGTTTCACGAGCCGTTTTATTACGAAAAACAGCTGATTCAATCAACATTGTCGATCGGCATCGCTTTTTTCCCGAAAGACAGCGATCGGATCGAGCAAGTGATGAAATACGCCGATCAAGCGTTGTACGAAGTGAAAGAGCGGGGGCGGAACGGCTATGCCTTTTACCGGCCGACCGAGCATCGGCAGGCGGTGATTGAGCAAGATTTGCCGTTTGCTATTATGCGCGGGCAGTTGTATTTATGCTATCAGCCGAAAGTGCAACTTGCTAAAGGAAAGGCGATGGGGGTTGAGGCGCTTTTGCGCTGGCGTCATCCGTCGCTCGGTGAAATTCCGCCGCTCGATTTCATTCCGTTGGCGGAGGAAAGCGGGTTTATTTTTGAAATTACATTATGGGTGTTGGAACAGGCGTCCCGTCAAGTGAAAGAGTGGGAAAGAAAATCTCCGGGCCTCAAGCTTGCCGTCAACTTGTCGCCGTTTTTGCTCAATCGTCCGGAGCTCATCGAGCATGTGAAGCGCATTTTGCGGGAGACGGGGCTTTCGCCCGATCGTCTCATTTTGGAAGTGACCGAAAGCGGACTGATGGAAAACATCGAAACAGGGCAGCACATTTTAACCGAATTGCAACGTCTCGGTGTGCAGGCGGCGATCGATGACTTTGGAACCGGTTTTTCATCGTTGGCTTACATCCGCAATTTGCCGGTGTCGCTGTTGAAAATCGACCGCAGTTTTATTCAAGGCATTGCGGAAAATTCGAAAGATGCAACGATCGTTGATACGATCATTCATTTAGCAAAAAGCCTGGATATTGAAGTATTGGCCGAAGGAGTGGAGACCGAATCGCAGGTGGCGCTTCTTTCGCAAATGCATTGCGACTACGCGCAAGGATTTTATTTCAGCCGCTCGCTCGAAGCGGAAAAGTTGCAGCAATGGCTAGAAGAACACAACCGCAACGCTTGCGGCGAACCGCCGGCGTAGCCGATCATTTCCGTTCATTCTTTTCCTCGGCTTGCCGCAAACTACACTTGATGACTAGGCAAGAGGAGGAAAAACCATGGAATTTGCGCCAAGAAGCGTCGTGATCGACGAGTTTATCGACACGCTTGAGCCGATGATGGAAGCGTATGGCCTCGACCAAGTCGGCATTTTTGAAGAGCATGGTGAAGGCAATCGCTATTATATCGGTTATACGATCAACAAAGACGACGAGATGATCACCATTCACATGCCGTTTGTCAAAAACGAACGCGGTGAACTGGCGCTTGAGAAGCAGGAATGGACCGTTCGAAAAGACGGTCGGGAGAAAAAAGGCTTTCATTCGCTGCAAGAGGCGATGAAAGAAATCATCCATTAACAAGCAGGCGGCCCAGCTCGGCCGCTTTTTCGCCATCGAAAGGGAGAGGATCATGATTGCGGAACTTCAGATCGCGGATGAGAAAACGGCCGCTATGGTGCTGCGCCTGCAGCGGCGCGCGTATACGATCGAGGCGCAGATCATCGGCAGCACGGCGCTCCCGCCGCTTCACGATACGATCGCTTCTCTGCAACGATGCGGCGAGCGCTTTTTTGGCTAGCTTGCCTGAGCAGGCGATTGAATGATCGATAGATGAATAGAGAGGAGAAGCAAAGGAACACATGGGGACAACCTTGTATTTGACCAGACATGGGGAAACGAAGTGGAACGTCGAAAAGCGGATGCAAGGATGGCAAGACTCGCCGCTCACGGAAAAAGGGCGGCAAGACGCCATGCGGCTTGGAAAGCGGCTTGAAGCGGTGGAATTGGCCGCGATTTACACAAGCACAAGCGGCCGGGCGCTGGAAACGGCCGAGCTCGTCCGCGGCGGGCGGCTCATTCCGATCTATCAAGACGAGCGGCTGCGCGAGATTCGTCTTGGCGATTGGGAAGGCAAGACGCATGACGAGATCCGGGAAATGGATCCGATCGCGTTCGACCATTTTTGGAACGCCCCCCATCTGTACGCTCCACAGCGTGGCGAGCGGTTTTGCGACGTGCAACAGCGGGCGCTTGAAGCGGTGCGGCGCATCATCGAGCGGCACGAGGGAGAAACGGTGTTAATCGTCACCCACGGCGTCGTGCTGAAAACACTTATGGCGGCGTTCAAGGGCGCGCCGCTTGACCAGCTGTGGGCGCCGCCGTATATGTACGGCACGAGCGTGACGATTGTGGAGGTGAATGCGGACGTGTTTCACCTGGTTGTGGAAGGCGATGTTTCCCATCTAGAAGAAGTCAAGGAAGTATAGATAGGGAAGAAGGATGGAGAATTGGAGGCGGCGCTGTTTCTTCGGTTCATCGCCATAATATGCGCTTGGCCAATCGGATCGGTTTCTTGCGCCATCATGCAACCTCATTCATGATTCAAGAAATGGATGAAAGCTATGAGTGGGCGCCTTCCAGTACAACGTTTGGTGAAGAACTGCTTTTTCTTATCAAGTCTAGTTGTCCAAAAAAACAGCCCCGTTTTCCTCGATCGGGAAGCGGGGCTGCGCCGTTTATACGAGCCCGAGCCATCTCGCCAGCTGTGCGGTCGTAAAGGTGACCGCAATGGCAATCGCTGTCGGCAAGGCAAAGGCGACGAACGTCCATTTTGCGCTTTTCGTTTCTTTGTAAATGTTGACGAGCGTCGTGCCGCATGGGTAGTGAAGCAAGGAAAACAGCATCATATTAAGGGCGGTGAGCCACGTCCAGCCGTGGTCGAGCAAAAGTTGTTTAAGAGAATGCAGACCATCGGCTTCGATGAGCGCCCCCGCGGATAAATAGCCCATCAGCAAAATCGGCACGACAATTTCATTGGCTGGCAAGCCTAAAATGAACGCCATCAAAATGTAGCCATCCAATCCCAATGATTGGGCAAATGGGTCAAGCCAGTGGGCGAAAGCGGCCAGCGCGGTTGTGTCGCCGATATGAAGATTGGCGAGAATCCATGTGATTACGCCGGCTGGCGCCGCAACCGTTACCGCCCGTTTCAGCACATAGAGTGATTTGTCGAGGGTGGTCCGGATGATCGTCTCCATGATTTTCGGGCGTCGGTACGGCGGCAGCTCCAGCGTGTAATGGGTCGGAATGCCGCGCAAGGCCGTCTTGGATAAGACCCATGAAACGGTCAACGTGACGACGATGCCAAACAACACCATGGCGACGACCACACCTGCTGTCACGAACGTGTTCCATCCACCTGTATAGCCGGCTGCCATAAATAAGGAAGAAAGCAAAATCAGCGTTGGCCAACGTCCATTGCAGGGGACGAAGTTGTTGGTCAAAATGGCCAGCATTCGTTCGCGCGGTGATTCGATAATGCGCGTCGACATGATGGCCGCCGCGTTGCAGCCGAAGCCCATGGCCATCGTCAGTGATTGTTTGCCATGCGCTCCCGCTTTTTGAAACAAGCGATCCATGTTAAAGGCGACACGCGGCAAGTAGCCATAATTTTCGAGCAAAGCGAATACGGGAAAGAAAATCGCCATCGGCGGCAGCATCACGCTGACGACCCAAGCCGTGCCGCGGTATAGGCCAAGTACAATGAGGCCGTGCAACCAGTCGGGGGCGTGAATCGCTTGAAAGGCCATGGTGAGATACGTTTCGATCGTTCCGAACAAGCGGGCGAGCGAATCGGAAAATACGTTGGCGCCGGCGATCGTCATGTAAAGGACAGCGGCGAGAAGCGCCAGCATAATGGGAAATCCCCACCGCTTCGACGTGACGATCCGGTCAATTTGTTCCGTTCGATCGCGTTTTGCGGCCGCTGTATGCGTGACACATTCTTGAGAAAGCGCAGCGGACGTTTGGAAAATGGCAGACACGATCTGTTCACGCGTGTCAGCCGGTGCTAATGACTTGGCTTCGTTCATGAGCTGGTCAAACTGATTTGACAGATCCGCAGCAGGCATACGCGTTCCCCTCCTTGATCAATCGTTGCGGCGGTTGTTTCAGCGCTTGAAGCAGCGATGCATCACCGTCAAGGAGACGAAGAGCGATCCAGCGAGCAGGATGCGTGTCACCCATCAGTTCCTTGACAAGGGGCAAGAGCTTGGCAATGCCTCGTTCGATTTCCGGACTGTACCGGATGGAAAGCGGGGTGGTGTGAATGCGGCCATGCGCCATGGCATCCACCGCATCAAGCAGTGCATCGATTCCTTCCCGGTTGCGGGCCGAAATCGGCACGACCGGCACACCGAGTTTGGCAGCCAATTTTTTTGTGTTGATGTGAAAGCCTTTCTTTTTCGCTTCATCCATCAAATTGATAGCGATAATGACGCGGTCGGTCATTTCCAATACTTGAAGCGCTAGATTCAAGTTGCGTTCTAATGCCGTCGCATCGACGACAACGACCGTGACGTCAGGACGTTGAAACAGAAGAAAATCGCGCGTCACCTC
This genomic window contains:
- the feoB_1 gene encoding Ferrous iron transport protein B; translated protein: MPAADLSNQFDQLMNEAKSLAPADTREQIVSAIFQTSAALSQECVTHTAAAKRDRTEQIDRIVTSKRWGFPIMLALLAAVLYMTIAGANVFSDSLARLFGTIETYLTMAFQAIHAPDWLHGLIVLGLYRGTAWVVSVMLPPMAIFFPVFALLENYGYLPRVAFNMDRLFQKAGAHGKQSLTMAMGFGCNAAAIMSTRIIESPRERMLAILTNNFVPCNGRWPTLILLSSLFMAAGYTGGWNTFVTAGVVVAMVLFGIVVTLTVSWVLSKTALRGIPTHYTLELPPYRRPKIMETIIRTTLDKSLYVLKRAVTVAAPAGVITWILANLHIGDTTALAAFAHWLDPFAQSLGLDGYILMAFILGLPANEIVVPILLMGYLSAGALIEADGLHSLKQLLLDHGWTWLTALNMMLFSLLHYPCGTTLVNIYKETKSAKWTFVAFALPTAIAIAVTFTTAQLARWLGLV
- the feoB_2 gene encoding Ferrous iron transport protein B; translated protein: MMDKTYTVALMGNPNTGKSTLFNVLTGLRQHTGNWPGKTVTHAEGECRHRGALYRIVDLPGTYSLYSNSADEEVTRDFLLFQRPDVTVVVVDATALERNLNLALQVLEMTDRVIIAINLMDEAKKKGFHINTKKLAAKLGVPVVPISARNREGIDALLDAVDAMAHGRIHTTPLSIRYSPEIERGIAKLLPLVKELMGDTHPARWIALRLLDGDASLLQALKQPPQRLIKEGNAYACCGSVKSV
- the cobC_1 gene encoding Alpha-ribazole phosphatase; the encoded protein is MGTTLYLTRHGETKWNVEKRMQGWQDSPLTEKGRQDAMRLGKRLEAVELAAIYTSTSGRALETAELVRGGRLIPIYQDERLREIRLGDWEGKTHDEIREMDPIAFDHFWNAPHLYAPQRGERFCDVQQRALEAVRRIIERHEGETVLIVTHGVVLKTLMAAFKGAPLDQLWAPPYMYGTSVTIVEVNADVFHLVVEGDVSHLEEVKEV